A window of the Henckelia pumila isolate YLH828 chromosome 3, ASM3356847v2, whole genome shotgun sequence genome harbors these coding sequences:
- the LOC140892001 gene encoding BRCA1-associated RING domain protein 1-like produces MSDSQKASGFLNLLVFNLQKLGLELKCPFCLNLLRKPTLLPCDHIFCNVCIPKPSQFSGDCPSCQQQFTDQEIRPAPYMDNIAAIYKNLDAAFTSTLLPMFSADTRTPISISSSVGQLRKAPKNKHSATSLKDELELMKKIKTCGVSKDGNCEKFDRQFECRSAPKAGQKSPLYRSPMEKNEANFRSVSEESEMNNAPELTLGSSPGGNEDMEGCNTDPGSGNGCTEKSAAKRCARDSLVTLSGEVDNKFDPIDTFRKKETKRQKKLYYGSSDEVTPSRAYNKDYTVLDVESYMDESTCAFCHSSEIKDGSGPMLHYADGKEVARGETTLSNVIPVHRKCIEWAPKAYYVGESVKNLESELVRAAMLKCSSCGLKGAALGCFAKSCCRSYHVPCAVEIPDCRWSCDEFLMLCPAHKSVKFPSEKSNPRKRNRGESSPCPLKDHFCLLSYRSVEQSFWALSPNGPQWVLCGSALSSEEKHKMTNFASICGAEVSKSWNSNVTHMIVATNENGACSRTFKVLMAILNGRWVLNMDWVKSCMEVKYPVNEENYEVQLDNRGVLDGPRTGRLRILNNAPKLFDGLQFYFLGDFVPAYKSGLLALVIDGGGTIAGSLEQIAAQRHRPEEVSRCLVVYNAQVEANTRAAEAGDLAKDNDARVIPHTWILESIAAQRLSS; encoded by the exons ATGTCGGATTCTCAAAAAGCCTCGGGGTTTTTGAATCTGTTGGTTTTTAATTTACAGAAGCTTGGTCTTGAGCTCAAATGCCCTTTCTG TTTGAATTTGCTGAGGAAGCCCACGTTGCTACCATGCGATCATATTTTCTGCAA TGTTTGTATCCCCAAGCCTAGTCAGTTCAGTGGTGACTGTCCCTCATGCCAGCAGCAATTCACGGATCAAG AAATAAGGCCAGCTCCTTACATGGATAATATTGCCGCCATTTATAAGAATTTGGATGCTGCTTTCACCTCTACCCTGTTGCCAATGTTTTCTGCcg ATACCAGAACTCCGATTTCAATATCAAGTTCTGTAGGCCAATTGAGGAAGGCTCCAAAAAATAAGCACTCTGCTACTTCATTGAAAGATGAGCTTGAGttgatgaaaaaaattaaaacatgtggAGTGTCAAAGGATGGTAATTGTGAGAAATTTGATAGGCAGTTTGAATGTAGATCGGCACCGAAAGCAGGTCAGAAATCTCCATTGTATCGATCTCCAATGGAGAAAAATGAGGCAAATTTTCGCTCTGTATCTGAAGAATCGGAAATGAATAATGCCCCAGAATTAACTCTTGGAAGCTCACCTGGTGGTAACGAAGATATGGAAGGTTGCAATACCGATCCAGGCAGTGGAAATGGG TGTACAGAAAAATCTGCAGCCAAGAGGTGTGCCAGAGATAGTCTGGTTACCCTTTCTGGTGAAGTGGATAATAAATTTGATCCAATAGACACATTTCGTAAAAAGGAAACCAAGAGACAAAAGAAGCTATATTATGGTTCGTCTGATGAAGTTACTCCGAGCCGTGCCTATAACAAAGATTACACTGTACTCGATGTCGAATCATATATGGATGAAAGCACTTGCGCGTTTTGCCATTCTTCTGAGATAAAAGAT GGTAGTGGACCTATGCTGCACTACGCGGATGGAAAGGAAGTTGCAAGAGGTGAAACTACTCTTTCTAACGTCATTCCCGTCCACCGTAAATGCATCGAATG GGCCCCTAAAGCCTATTATGTTGGAGAATCTGTTAAAAATTTGGAATCTGAATTGGTGAGAGCTGCTATGCTCAAGTGCAGCAGCTGTGGTTTAAAGGGAGCTGCACTTGGGTGCTTCGCAAAATCGTGTTGTAGGAGTTATCATGTTCCGTGTGCAGTCGAAATCCCAGATTGCAGATGGAGTTGT GATGAGTTTTTAATGTTATGCCCAGCTCACAAATCTGTGAAATTTCCGAGTGAAAAGTCCAACCCTAGAAAGCGTAATCGGGGAGAATCAAGTCCTTGTCCACTAAAAG ATCATTTTTGTCTTCTTTCATACAGATCCGTTGAACAGTCCTTTTGGGCGCTTTCTCCTAATGGACCACAATGGGTTCTATGTGGATCTGCTTTGTCTTCTGAAGAGAAG CATAAGATGACCAACTTTGCCTCGATTTGTGGCGCTGAAGTTTCCAAGTCCTGGAATTCAAATGTTACCCATATGATCGTAGCCACAAATGAAAACGGCGCATGCAGCAGAACTTTTAAAGTTCTCATGGCTATTTTGAACGGAAGATGGGTCCTTAATATGGATT GGGTTAAATCGTGCATGGAAGTAAAATATCCTGTGAATGAAGAAAATTATGAAGTTCAGCTGGACAACCGTGGTGTTCTTGATGGCCCAAGAACTGGAAGACTGAGAATATTAAATAAT GCTCCAAAGCTTTTTGATGGTTTGCAGTTCTATTTTCTTGGTGATTTTGTTCCTGCTTACAAGAGCGGTCTTTTAGCCTTAGTTATAGATGGTGGAGGAACCATCGCAGGGAGCTTGGAGCAGATAGCCGCACAAAGACACCGTCCTGAAGAAGTTTCCAGATGTCTTGTTGTGTATAATGCTCAAGTAGAAGCGAATACCAGAGCAGCAGAAGCCGGTGATTTAGCCAAAGACAATGATGCTCGTGTCATTCCACACACATGGATCTTGGAATCCATTGCTGCACAGAGGTTGTCGTCTTAA